A window of Halobellus sp. LT62 contains these coding sequences:
- a CDS encoding glycoside hydrolase family 13 protein, giving the protein MTEHRNDDGADRDGTETLPNGETRRWWKEAVVYQIYPRSFNDSNGDGVGDLPGIVEKVDYLDDLGVDVVWLNPVYESPNADNGYDVADYRAIMDEFGTMTDWEELLAELHDRDIRLVMDLVANHTSDEHEWFRRSRRSRDDEYREWYFWREGRAAADVPWAAESGPDGEAPPNDWQSFFGGPAWTYDETTGEWYLHLFDEKQPDLDWTNERVRREIFDTMAWWLEKGIDGFRMDVINLISKPPGLPPIGDDPESDTFDRVSEGPRVHEFIREMRDAVLSPDLLTVGEMAGRSLSMEQARRYVGQGPDGDGLSMLFHFEHMHLDRGAKPWETEAWQLPELKAVFDRWQAGLEGEGWNALYLSNHDQPRTVSRFGDDGAYRRESATLFATLLHTLRGTPYVYQGQELGMTNAPFASLAEYRDVETIHPVRRAIDRGEIDSFEAVADGVRANSRDNARTPMQWTDGSNAGFTDPDVEPWIGINPNHEEINVADERDDPESVWHYYRRLMELREEHDVMIYGDYDPLVPDHERLWAYTRTLGEERWLVVLNVSGEPTEFELSADAVVDADPSVVISNYDCDRRETALAPGEGTFRLRPWEARVYEL; this is encoded by the coding sequence TGGTGGAAGGAAGCCGTCGTCTATCAGATCTACCCGCGGTCGTTCAACGACTCGAACGGCGACGGCGTCGGCGATCTCCCCGGTATCGTCGAAAAGGTGGATTATCTCGACGATCTCGGCGTCGACGTCGTCTGGCTCAACCCGGTGTACGAATCGCCGAACGCCGACAACGGGTACGACGTCGCGGACTACCGCGCGATTATGGACGAGTTCGGGACGATGACCGACTGGGAGGAACTCCTCGCGGAACTGCACGATCGAGACATCAGGCTCGTGATGGACCTCGTCGCGAACCACACCTCCGACGAGCACGAGTGGTTCCGGCGCTCACGGCGGTCGCGGGACGACGAATACCGAGAGTGGTATTTCTGGCGCGAGGGCCGCGCCGCGGCGGACGTGCCGTGGGCGGCAGAGAGCGGCCCAGACGGCGAGGCACCCCCGAACGACTGGCAGTCGTTCTTCGGTGGCCCCGCGTGGACCTACGACGAGACGACTGGGGAGTGGTACCTCCACCTGTTCGACGAGAAGCAACCGGACCTCGACTGGACGAACGAGCGGGTCCGTCGAGAGATATTCGACACGATGGCGTGGTGGCTCGAAAAGGGGATCGACGGGTTCCGGATGGACGTCATCAACCTCATCTCGAAACCGCCGGGATTGCCGCCGATCGGGGACGATCCCGAGAGCGACACGTTCGATCGAGTCAGCGAGGGGCCGCGAGTCCACGAGTTCATACGAGAGATGCGCGATGCGGTTCTCTCGCCCGACCTGCTCACGGTCGGGGAGATGGCCGGCAGAAGCCTCTCGATGGAGCAGGCGCGCCGGTACGTCGGACAGGGTCCGGACGGCGACGGCCTCTCGATGCTCTTTCACTTCGAGCATATGCACCTCGATCGGGGGGCGAAACCGTGGGAGACGGAAGCGTGGCAACTCCCCGAACTGAAAGCCGTCTTCGACCGGTGGCAGGCCGGACTCGAAGGCGAAGGCTGGAACGCCCTGTATCTCTCCAACCACGACCAGCCGCGGACGGTCTCGCGTTTCGGCGACGACGGGGCGTACCGCCGCGAGTCAGCGACGCTTTTCGCGACGCTGCTTCACACGCTCCGCGGCACGCCCTACGTCTACCAAGGGCAGGAACTCGGGATGACGAACGCGCCGTTCGCGTCGCTCGCGGAGTACCGGGACGTCGAGACGATACACCCCGTCCGGCGGGCGATCGACCGCGGCGAGATCGACTCTTTCGAGGCGGTCGCGGACGGCGTCCGCGCGAACAGCCGAGACAACGCCCGAACGCCGATGCAGTGGACCGACGGGTCGAACGCGGGGTTCACCGATCCCGACGTCGAACCGTGGATCGGGATCAATCCGAACCACGAGGAGATCAACGTCGCCGACGAGCGCGACGACCCCGAGTCGGTGTGGCACTACTACCGACGGCTGATGGAACTACGAGAGGAACACGACGTGATGATCTACGGCGACTACGACCCGCTCGTACCGGATCACGAGCGGCTCTGGGCGTACACGCGGACCCTCGGCGAGGAGCGGTGGCTCGTCGTGCTCAACGTCTCCGGAGAGCCGACCGAATTCGAGCTTTCCGCCGACGCCGTCGTCGACGCGGACCCCTCGGTTGTGATCTCGAACTACGATTGCGACCGGAGAGAGACGGCTCTCGCGCCGGGGGAGGGAACGTTTCGACTTCGGCCGTGGGAAGCGCGCGTGTACGAACTGTAG